In the Sandaracinus amylolyticus genome, TGACCAGGAAGGGCCGCCCGTGCTCCTCGCCGAAGTCGATCACGTCGACGACGTTTCGGTGCTGCACCGACGCCAGGCTGCGCGCCTCGCGCAGGAAGCGCTGCAGCGTCTCGGGCGGCGGCGCGTCGCCGAGCACCATCTTCACCGCGACCGCGCGCCCGAGCGTGAGGTGCGTCGCGCGCCACACCGCGCCCATCCCGCCCTTGCCGATCGGGCTCTCGAGCCGGTACTTCCCGGCGATCACGCTCCCCGCACCGAGCACGCGCGGCGACCCTATCACGCGCCCCCTCCGAGCGGTGCCCCCGAGCTCGGCGCGTCGATGTGAAGAACGCCGCCGCGCCTACGCAACGGACCATGCGGCTCGCGTGCGCGGTGCTCGTCCTCGTGGCCGGCTGCGGAGGGTCCCTCGATCGGGTGCGGCACCTCGAGCCGATGCGTCGCGCCGACTCGTGCGCGCGGATCACCGACGTGCCGTGGACCGCGCTCGATCGAGCCGCGGGCTCGGACCGTACGCGCATCGACGCGATGCCCGACGACGTGCGTCGTGTCGCCGAGGCCGCACGCCTCGACGACGCGATGCTCGGCGATCGAATCGTCCTCGTGGAGCACCTGCTCGTGCTCCACGCCGATCTCGGCGGCGCGATTGCCGAGGTCGACTGTCTCTCCGATCAGCTCGAGGACCTGCAGGCCGAGCTCGCCGATCGCGAGGCCGCGTTCTCGCTCACGGTCACGCTCGTGTCGATCGCGGTCGGCGCGCTCACCGCGACCGCGTCGGGCGTCATCGATCTCGCGACCCACGACGACCTCGTCTCGGCGGTCGTGCAGATCATCGGGGGCGCGGCCGCGACCGCGCTCGGCGTGATCGCGTTCTTCCCGCCGAACGAGACGCTCACGCTCGAGCACGACCGCAACGTGCTCCGCGTGGTGCGCGACGCGCGCGACGCCGACGACGTGACGCGCGCGCCCTTCGTCATGCGCATGCTGGTGGCGCCGCGCGTCGACGGACCGAGCCCGCGCGAGACGCTCGAGCGCCGATGGTCCGACACGTTCGCGCTCGTCGACGACGACATGCCCGCGCTGATCTTCGGGAACGGCGGGCGCTACGACCGCGACGCGCTCCGCACCCGCGAGGTCGTGCTCGAGCAGCTCGAGGCCGAGCTCCAGCTGCTGCGCCAGGACTACGAGCTGCTCTCGCGTTACCTGTTCGAGCGATCGCGCGACGCGCCGCCTTGACTCTCCATCAGGAGGAGACTCCAGGCTCGCGCGTGGTGACGAGGAAGCTCACGATCGGAGCGCTGTCGCGGCGCACCGGAGTCCCGGTGAAGACGCTGCGGTTCTACTCGGACGAGGGGCTCCTGCCTCCCGCCGGTCGGACCCGGAGCGGCTACCGCCTCTACGACGAGGCGCACGTCGTCCGGATCGATCTCATCCGCACGCTGCGCGATGCCGGCGTCGGCCTCGAGACGATCGCGCGCGTGCTCGATCGCGACCTGACGATCGAGGAGGCGCTCCGCGTCCGCCTCCAAACGATCGAGGCGCACGTCACGTCGCTCACGCGCGTCGCGGGCGCGATCCGCGCGGCGCTGCGGTCGCGAGCCTCCTCGGACGCACCGGACATCCGTGACGAAGACCTGAGGAGGTTGTCGATGGTGACGAAGCTGTCGTTCGAGGAGAGGAAGCGGGCGATCGAGCGCTTCTACACGAAGGTGATGGAGGGCGCGCCGGTGCCGTCCGATTGGATCGAGCAGATGGTCGCGACGAGCACGCCCGAGCTCCCCGACGATCCGAGCGCCGGGCAGCTCGATGCGTGGATCGAGCTCGCGTCGATGCTCGACGACGACGAGTTCGTCGCGGCGATGCGCGTGAACGCCGAGAGCTTCTGGGCTCGTGACGTCGACGTCGCGGCGCTCCGTGCGATCCAGTCGGAGCTCGTGCGCGCGGCGTCCGAGGCACGTGCGCGCGGCGTCGACCCGCGCTCCGACGAAGCGCGCGCGCTGGTCCGGAGCTACCTCGGGAGGACCGCCGCAGCGTCGGGCGACGTCGACGGCGCGACGATGCTCGCGCGGCTGCGCGCTCAGTACGATCGCCGCGCCGAGCGCTACTGGGAGCTGGTCGCGATCATGGGCGGCATGCAGCCCTCCGAGCGCTTCGCCGACCAGCAGTGGCTCGGTGAAGCGACCCGTCAGGTCCTGCTCGAGAGCTGACCTCGTCAGCGCACGCGGGTGAGGCGCTGCTCGCTGGTGGACCAGTCGGTCGTCTGCACCAGCGTGACGCGATCTCCGTCGCGCGCTCCGACCTGCCGCATCGGGACCCCGAAGAGCGCGAGGTGGTACGTGGCGCGGCGTCCGTCCTGGTCCACCTCGCCCTCGAAGGGCCCGCTCTCGCGCGCGACGAAGAAGGGCGCCATCCGATGGTGCACCCGCATCGTGAAGGTGCGCCCGTCGTCGCGCAGCGTGATCACCTCGTGCCCCACGAGCGACGGCATCCCGAGCTGCGTGATGCGCGTCGTGTGCAGCACCTCGCGCTCGGAGGTCACCTCGACCGTCGTCTCGATGCGCGCGGGGATCGAGACCGTCGCCCGGACCCGCGCGCGATCGAGCGCAGAGAGCGACGCCGCCGCGAAGCGTGTGGGATCGGTGATCGCGAACGTCACGTCGCCGCGCCAAGCCCCGGCGCACGCGCGGTAGTACGAGAGCGCCGGCGTCATGCGCCGCGGAAGCTGGTGTCACATCGACGCGTTGGCGAGGGCTCATGGACCGCGATCGTTTCGCCAGGCATCTCGAGACCGCGCTCACCCGCGCGCGCGACTTCGCGCGCACGATGGTCGTCGAGGATCTGCCCGACCCGATCCGCGTGCGCCTCTTCCTCGAGGTCCACGGCGTGATGGAGCGCGAGGATGACTGGATCACGTTCGCGCAGGACGTCGGCCGCGCGCCCCGCGAGCTCGCGATCGACGAGGCGATCCACGAGCTCTGGCGCGATGGCCGCGTCCCGCAGTGGATCGACGTCGCAGCGGCGTCCGATCGCGACGGGACCACGATCGTCGCGGCGCTCGCGTGCCCCCGCTTCGTCGCCGACGAAGCCCGCCTCTACCACACGTGGGGCGACATCCCGCCGTTCCACGTCACGAGCCCGCCCCTTCCGCCGCGGCACGTCGGCGGCGAGCGGTTCAGCGTCCACCGCCACAGCGAGTGCGTGATCGACGCCGACGTCGAGCACCTCGCGCGTGTCGCCGATCGCGTCGTGTTCCTCACGCTCCACGCCGAGACCGCACGCTCCCGCACGCTCCCGCGTCTGCCGACGCTCCCGCGCGTTCGCCACATCGAAGCGCGAGGCATCGAAGTCCTCTCGTCGATCGCCTCGCTGGGGCGACACCGCTCGCTCGCGTTCCTCGACCTTCACGTCGGCGGCGATGCTGCGCTCGACACACGCGCGCTGCCGACGACGCTCGAGACGCTGTCGATCGAGACCCGACACGCGCTGCGCATCGACGGCCCACTCCCGCAGCTCCAGCGCGTGCAGCTCCACGCGGCGCGTCTCGACGGGGAGCTCGTCCTGCCGCGCGAGCTCGAGTCGCTCTCGCTCCACGTCCGCGACATCGACGCGCTCGACGAGATCCTCTCGCGCGTCGAGCGCCTCGACTCGCTCGATCTCGGCGGCACGCCGGTGCCCGACGCGCTCGCGCGCGAGCTCGCGATGCGCTTCCGCCCGCGCTACTTCGCGCTGGGCGACACGCACGTCACGGCCGACACGCTCATCGCGCTCGCGAAGGAGCTCCCCGGGATGCACCTCGTCCCGAAGCGGCTGCGCTGAAACGACGAAGGCCGCCGCGATTGCTCGCAGCGGCCTTCGGCACGTCGGTCGACGCGGGCTCAGCGCTTGTCGATCGCCACGAAGTCGCGCTGGTCGTGGCCCAGGTACACCTGGCGCGGGCGCGCGATCTTCTGCTCGCTGTCGAGCAGCATCTCTTCCCACTGCGCGAGCCAGCCCGGCGTGCGGCCGATCGCGAAGAGCACCGGGTACATGTCCATCGGCAGGCCCATCGCCTGGTAGATGAGGCCCGAGTAGAAGTCGACGTTCGGGTAGAGCTTGCGCTTGACGAAGTACTCGTCCGAGAGCGCGATGCGCTCGAGCTCGACCGCGATGTCGATCAGCGGGTTCTTGCCGATCGCGTCGAACACCTCGTCCGCGAGGCGCTTGATGACCTTCGCGCGCGGATCGTAGTTCTTGTAGACGCGGTGGCCGAAGCCCATCAGGCGGCCCTCGCCCTTCTTCACGCTCTCGATGAACTCGGGGACCTTCCCCTTGCTCCCGATCTTGTGGAGCATGTGGATGACCTCCTCGTTCGCGCCGCCGTGCAGCGGGCCGTAGAGCGCCGCGCAGGCCGCCGCGAGGGCCGAGTAGGGATCCACCTTCGAGCTGCCCACGCCGCGCATCGCGGTCGACGAGCAGTTCTGCTCGTGATCCGCGTGCAGGGTGAAGAGCACGTCGAGCGCCTTCTCCACCGCGGGGTTCGGCTTGTACTTCGGCTCGGTCATCTTGAACATCATGTTCAAGAAGTTCCCGGCGTAGCTGAGGTCGTTGTCCGGGTAGACGACCGGGAGCCCGCGACGGTGGCGGTACGCGTAGGCCGCGAGCGTCGGGATCTTCGCGATCATCCGGACCATCTGGAGGCGGCGGTTCTCCCCGTCCTCGATCTTCTTGGCCTCGGGGTAGAACGTGCTCAGCGCGCTGACGGTGCTGATCAGCATGCCCATCGGGTGCGCGTCGTAGCGGAACCCGTCCATGAGCTCGCGGATGTTCTCGTGCACCATCGTGTGCATCACGATCTCGTGCGCGAAGGTGTCGAGCGCCTTCTTCTGCGGGAGCTCGCCGTTCATCAGGAGGTACACGACCTCGAGGAACGACGCGTCCTCCGCGAGCTGCTCGATCGGGTACCCGCGGTAGCGAAGGATGCCCGCGTCGCCGTCGATGAACGTGATCTTCGACGAGCAGCTCGCGGTGTTCGTGAACGCCGGGTCGTAGGACATCATCCCGAAGTCGTTCGCGTCCGTCTTGATCTGGCGCAGGTCCATCGCCCGGATCGTCCCGTTGCTGATCGGGACTTCGTAGGTCTTGCCGGTCCGGTTGTCGGTGATGGTCAGCGTGTCCTTCGCCATGTCTGCTCCTCGGCCCCCACCTGCGACGCGCACTGGGTTGGCCCGCGACGGGCGCTCCCACGGGGGAGCGCGACCTTGCGCCACGGGCGCGCCGATTCTGGAGAGCCATCGCGGACCTGTCCAGCGGGTTCCTGTCGTTTCGCGCCGGGAACGGACGCGCACGCGCCCGTGTAGAATCGTGGGCGTGGAAGCTCCTCACGACCTCGTCGTCCTGGGGTCTGGTCCAGCGGGTGAGAAGGGAGCGGTACAGGCCGCGTACTTCGGTCATCGCGTCGTCGTGGTCGAGAAGGCGCCCGAGCCGGGGGGCGCGGCGGTCCACACCGGGACGCTCCCCAGCAAGACGCTTCGCGAGACCGCGCTCTATCTCTCGGGGTTCCGCGCGCGCGACCTCTACGGCGTCTCGGTCCGGCTCGACGATCCCCACGCCGCCGTGCCGCGGCTGATCGCGCGCAAGGACGCGATCGCCCGCCAAGAATCGGAGCGCATCCGCCACAACCTCGCGCGCCACGGCGTCGAGCTGGTCCGCGGAGAAGCGCGCTTCGTCGCGCCCCACACCGTCGAGGTGCGCACGCCCGAGGGCCCGCGGCGGATCGACGGCCGGTTCTTCCTGATCGCGACCGGCTCGTCCCCGCGGAACCCGCCGGACGTGCCGATCCACGAGCCCGACGTCTACGACAGCGACGAGATCCTCGCGCTGAGCCACCTGCCGAAGTCGATGGTCGTGCTCGGCGCGGGCGTGATCGGGTGCGAGTACGCGTGCATGTTCGCCGCGCTCGGCGTGCAGGTCGTGCTGGTCGAGGCGCGCACCCAGTTCCTGCCCTTCCTCGACCACGAGGTCGGGCGGCGGCTCGAGAGCGCGATGCAGCACCTCGGCATCGAGATCCGCAAAGGACACCGGTGGGGCCGGATCCATCGCGCGGCGAACGGGCGGATCCTCTGTGACCTCGCCGATGGCTCGGTCCTCGAGAGCGAGACCCTGCTCTTCGCCGCAGGTCGCGTGGGGAGCACGGCAGGGCTCGGGCTCGAGCACGTCGGGCTCACCGCCGACGATCGCGGCGCGCTGAAGGTCGATCGCCACTACCGCACCGCCATGCCGCACGTCTACGCGGCGGGCGACGTGATCGGGTTCCCGGCGCTCGCGTCGACGTCGATGGAGCAGGCGCGGGTCGCCGTCTGTCACGCGTTCGGGATCGACTACAAGCAGTCGATCGGGCCCATGCTGCCCTACGGCATCTACACGATCCCCGAGGTCAGCTGCGTCGGCGAGACCGAGGAGACCTGCCGGGAGCAGGGGATCGACTACGTGGTCGGCCGCGCGCTGTACCGCGAGAACGCGCGCGGACTGATCACCGGGGACCTCGAGGGCATGACCAAGCTGGTCGTGCACACCAAGACGCGGCGGCTGGTCGGGACCCACGTGATCGGCGAGCGCGCCTCCGAGCTGGTGCACATCGGGCAGGCCGTGATGCACCTCGGCGGGACGATCGACACGTTCATCGAGATGGTCTTCAACTACCCGACGCTCTCCGAGTCGTTCAAGTACGCGGCCTACAGCGCGCTCGGCGAGCTCGCGAAGCGACGCTGAGCGCGAGCGACTAACACTCCGCCGCGATCAGCCGCACCCCGAGCCGGTCGAGCACCGCGCCCACCGTCCACCCCGCCGGCGCCGATGCCCGGGCACCGGCGAGCGCGGCGTCGAGATCGAGCGACCAACCCGCGTGCTTCGCCTTCCGGGAGCAGAAGTCCCGGAGCTCCACCGCCCAGAGCCGGTCCGACTCGGCCGCCGTCACCAGCGCGCTCCACTCGGCCGCGTCGAAGACCACGGCGCCCGACTCGCGCTCACTCCGGACCACCTCGGGCGACGTCGCGACCGAGACGATCCCGTCGTGACCCGGCACCTCGAGGCGCAGCGTGGCGGGCAGCGGGAGCGACGCGAGCAGGTGGGCAGGAAGGCTCCGCACCTCCGTCTCCCACACGCGATCCTCGCCCAGCCGCGGGCGCTCGATCCGGAGCAGCTTGGCGGCCCGGCGCGACCGACGGACCCGCGTCGGCTTCTGCAACTCTGCGGAATCGTGCTGGATCTCGAGCTTGCGTGCGGTGCTGGACATGGGGCTCGCCGTCTCCCGACACCCCCGATGACGCCCCGTCGACGGGCCGACACCGGTGGTTCGTTCAGTGATGAGGCCCTGAACGGAGGCGGGGAGATGGCAGGCCCCGCGCTCCGTTCAGGCCTGCTCCCGACGCGGGAGCCACCACTGAACTGACGCACAGGACGGGGTCGGGCGAAAAAAGATCGCGGCGCCCCAGCGGAGGGGTCCCAGCCGATGGGTCCGACCCATCCGGATCGATTTCAAAATCGCCGGCGATGGGTCCGACCCATCCCACATCGATTTCAAAATCCGCGGCGATGGGTCCGACCCATCCCACGTCGACTTCAAAATCCCCGGCGATGGGTCCGACCCATCCCTGGTCGACTTCAAACTCCATCGGCGATGGGTCCGACCCATCCCACGTCGACTGCAAACTCGCCGGCGATGGGTCCGACCCATCCCTGGTCGACTGCAAACTCGCCGGCGATGGGTCCGACCCATCCCTGGTCGACTGCAAACTCGCCGGCGATGGGTCCGACCCTTCAGTCGCGCCACTTGCCGTGGCGCGTGAACATCTCGACGAGCGCGGCGTCGTCGTCGATCACCCGGGTCGGGATCGTTCCTCGCGCCGAGCCGCGCACCTCGAACCAGACGTAGCCCTTCCCGCGCCCGCCCGCGGTGATCGCGTCCCAGCCGAGCTGCGTCTCCTTCGCGCCGTCCGAGACCCCCACGCCCGACTCGTCGATGCGCACCCGCATCCGCTTCGACGCCGCGCCCTTGTCGCGCCGGGCCCGGAGCAGCGCGCGCACCAGGAGGAAAGGCCGCAGCAGCTGCCACATCCCGAGCACGATCGCGGCCATCCCGATGCCGCGGGCGGTCAGCTCGGTCGCGCCCTGCGACGTCTGGATGCCGAGCCCGATCAACACCAGCCCGGCGAGCCCGCGCACGATCGGGAGCGCCGGACGGCGGAAGTACTCGGCGAGCCAGGCGCGGCGGAACTCGTCGTCGGTGAGCTCGAACTCGTAGACCACGGAGGGAGCCTGCGGGCCGCCGGCGGCACGAGCCAGCCGGCGGCCTCTCGCTCAGCGCGCGCTGGCGACGCGCCCGGCGCGCGGGCGCTCGCGACGCACACGCTGGAGCGCGCGCTCCTCGTTCGCGATCACCCCGCCGAAGGGCGCGGCGATCGCGTCGCCGGTGCCCAGCATGATCTCGATGGTGCGCGCCGGGGTCAGCGCGGGGTCGACCGAGATCATCTTCGCCGCGAGGTTCGCGGCGTTGGGCGAGGCCATCGACGTGCCCGAGAGCGGCACGTGCTCGCCGTTCGGGATCAGCGAATCGACCTCGACGCCGAAGTCGAAGAGGCGCACGCGATCCGGGCTCGAGTTCGTGAACGTCGCCCAGTTCCCGAAGCGGTCGACCGCGCCCACGACCAGCACGTTCGGCGCCTGGATCGACGCGGGCACGTCGCCGTACTCGACGACGTCGCGGTTCGAGTTGCCCGCCGCGATCACGAAGAGCGTCTCGGGGCAGTGCTCGAAGATCCACTGCCAGTTGGCGCGACGGCGCGCGTGGATCTCCGCGGCGCGGCGGCGGACCTGCTCGTCGTTCGTGTAGACGCCCGACTCGTGGCCGAGCTCGGCCTCGACGTAGTCCTGCGCGAAGCCGAGCGACGCGTTCACGACGCGCACGTGGTGGGTGTTGATGAAGCTCGCGATCGCCTCGACGTTCGCGCGCTCCGCCGCGAGCTCGGCGTCGGTCGGGCCGCGATGACGGTAGACCCGGGTCTCGCCCGCCCACGCGCTG is a window encoding:
- a CDS encoding MerR family transcriptional regulator; the encoded protein is MTRKLTIGALSRRTGVPVKTLRFYSDEGLLPPAGRTRSGYRLYDEAHVVRIDLIRTLRDAGVGLETIARVLDRDLTIEEALRVRLQTIEAHVTSLTRVAGAIRAALRSRASSDAPDIRDEDLRRLSMVTKLSFEERKRAIERFYTKVMEGAPVPSDWIEQMVATSTPELPDDPSAGQLDAWIELASMLDDDEFVAAMRVNAESFWARDVDVAALRAIQSELVRAASEARARGVDPRSDEARALVRSYLGRTAAASGDVDGATMLARLRAQYDRRAERYWELVAIMGGMQPSERFADQQWLGEATRQVLLES
- a CDS encoding citrate synthase — translated: MAKDTLTITDNRTGKTYEVPISNGTIRAMDLRQIKTDANDFGMMSYDPAFTNTASCSSKITFIDGDAGILRYRGYPIEQLAEDASFLEVVYLLMNGELPQKKALDTFAHEIVMHTMVHENIRELMDGFRYDAHPMGMLISTVSALSTFYPEAKKIEDGENRRLQMVRMIAKIPTLAAYAYRHRRGLPVVYPDNDLSYAGNFLNMMFKMTEPKYKPNPAVEKALDVLFTLHADHEQNCSSTAMRGVGSSKVDPYSALAAACAALYGPLHGGANEEVIHMLHKIGSKGKVPEFIESVKKGEGRLMGFGHRVYKNYDPRAKVIKRLADEVFDAIGKNPLIDIAVELERIALSDEYFVKRKLYPNVDFYSGLIYQAMGLPMDMYPVLFAIGRTPGWLAQWEEMLLDSEQKIARPRQVYLGHDQRDFVAIDKR
- the sthA gene encoding Si-specific NAD(P)(+) transhydrogenase, whose amino-acid sequence is MEAPHDLVVLGSGPAGEKGAVQAAYFGHRVVVVEKAPEPGGAAVHTGTLPSKTLRETALYLSGFRARDLYGVSVRLDDPHAAVPRLIARKDAIARQESERIRHNLARHGVELVRGEARFVAPHTVEVRTPEGPRRIDGRFFLIATGSSPRNPPDVPIHEPDVYDSDEILALSHLPKSMVVLGAGVIGCEYACMFAALGVQVVLVEARTQFLPFLDHEVGRRLESAMQHLGIEIRKGHRWGRIHRAANGRILCDLADGSVLESETLLFAAGRVGSTAGLGLEHVGLTADDRGALKVDRHYRTAMPHVYAAGDVIGFPALASTSMEQARVAVCHAFGIDYKQSIGPMLPYGIYTIPEVSCVGETEETCREQGIDYVVGRALYRENARGLITGDLEGMTKLVVHTKTRRLVGTHVIGERASELVHIGQAVMHLGGTIDTFIEMVFNYPTLSESFKYAAYSALGELAKRR